Proteins from a single region of Anaerolineae bacterium:
- the dnaJ gene encoding molecular chaperone DnaJ, translating to MTPRDYYDILGVPRNASTQQIKKAFRQLAQRYHPDVSKEPDAEERFKEINTAYQVLSDPDRRSRYDRFGHAGVDGETGFGGFSDFSGFDIFEDLFAGFTGTRRASQRRTPRQGRDLSYELAIDFVEAVTGSEKEIEITRQEVCDLCRGDGSQPGTSPVRCPECNGSGEVRTVRQTFLGSMISVNTCPRCQGRGEVITTPCEKCAGTGRMRATRRLNVAIPAGVDDGMKIRIQGEGEPGDYGGPPGNLYVIIRVREHEYFKRRNDDILLEITINVAQAALGDTITVPTVDGDAQLRIPPGTQTGESFRMRGKGFPRLRRDGSSAGRGDQWVIVQVAIPRNLTEKQRALFEELAKTLDTQVIRPQSKGFFDRVMDFLSGEPTS from the coding sequence ATGACACCCAGGGACTACTACGACATTCTGGGGGTGCCGCGTAACGCATCCACCCAGCAAATCAAGAAGGCCTTCCGCCAGCTGGCGCAGCGCTACCACCCGGATGTCAGCAAAGAGCCGGACGCTGAAGAGCGCTTCAAGGAGATCAACACCGCTTACCAGGTGCTGAGCGATCCCGACCGGCGATCGCGCTATGACCGCTTCGGTCATGCGGGCGTCGACGGCGAGACCGGCTTTGGGGGCTTCAGCGATTTCAGTGGCTTTGATATCTTCGAGGATCTTTTTGCCGGTTTTACCGGTACACGGCGCGCCTCCCAGCGGCGCACACCGCGCCAGGGACGCGACCTTTCCTACGAACTCGCCATCGACTTTGTGGAAGCGGTCACCGGTAGCGAGAAAGAGATCGAAATCACCCGCCAGGAGGTCTGCGATCTCTGCCGCGGTGATGGCTCCCAGCCGGGCACATCGCCTGTGCGTTGCCCGGAATGTAACGGCAGCGGCGAGGTGCGCACCGTCCGCCAGACCTTCCTCGGCTCCATGATCAGTGTCAACACCTGCCCGCGCTGCCAGGGACGCGGCGAGGTCATCACCACCCCGTGCGAGAAATGTGCGGGTACGGGCCGGATGCGCGCTACCCGTCGCTTGAATGTCGCCATTCCTGCTGGCGTTGACGACGGGATGAAGATCCGTATTCAGGGGGAAGGCGAACCGGGCGATTATGGCGGCCCACCTGGCAACCTGTACGTGATCATCCGCGTCAGGGAACATGAATATTTCAAGCGGCGCAACGATGATATCCTGCTGGAAATCACGATCAACGTTGCCCAGGCCGCCCTGGGGGATACTATCACCGTTCCCACTGTCGACGGCGACGCCCAGTTGCGCATCCCGCCCGGCACCCAGACCGGCGAATCCTTCCGCATGCGGGGCAAGGGCTTCCCGCGCTTGCGGCGGGATGGCTCCAGCGCGGGCCGCGGCGACCAGTGGGTGATCGTACAGGTGGCCATCCCGCGCAATCTGACCGAAAAACAGCGGGCGCTCTTTGAGGAACTGGCCAAGACCCTGGACACGCAGGTCATCCGCCCGCAGAGCAAAGGCTTCTTTGACCGTGTCATGGATTTCCTGAGCGGTGAGCCGACCTCCTGA
- the dnaK gene encoding molecular chaperone DnaK encodes MGKIIGIDLGTTNSVVAVMEGGEATVIPSAEGGRLIPSVVAISNKGERLVGKIARNQAVVNPENTIFSIKRFMGRKFTDPEVQKAISLVPYKVSAAPNGDVRVHMGGKAYSPPEISAMILQKIKADAEAYLGEPVTEAVITVPAYFNDAQRNATKDAGRIAGLDVKRIINEPTASSLAYGLGEKKDETIAVYDLGGGTFDISILDVGDGVFEVRSTNGDTFLGGDDFDQRIIDYVANEFKKEHGIDLREDRQALQRLKEAAEKAKIELSSTMSTDINLPFITADASGPKHLNMTLTRAKLEALVEDLIERTIKPCEAALRDAGLKPADIDEVVLVGGMTRMPAVQEAVRRFFGKEPHKGVNPDEVVAIGAAIQGGVLRGDVKDVLLLDVTPLTLSIETLGGVATPLIERNTTIPARKSQIFSTAADGQTQVEIHVLQGERPMAADNKTLGRFILDGIPPAPRGVPQIEVTFDIDANGILNVSAKDKATGREQSITITASSGLSEQEIQRMIREAQEHASEDAKRREAVEIRNQAEAGIHAAEKTLRDFADRIPADVKARTQERIEAVRKALEGNNTDAIRREAEALAQQLQAIGASMYQQQPDGSGPAQTGGDRAGEDVIDGEFTEA; translated from the coding sequence ATGGGAAAAATCATCGGCATTGATCTGGGCACTACCAACTCTGTGGTCGCCGTGATGGAAGGCGGCGAAGCCACGGTCATCCCTTCGGCGGAAGGCGGGCGTCTGATCCCTTCTGTCGTAGCGATCAGCAACAAGGGCGAACGCCTGGTCGGGAAGATCGCCCGCAATCAGGCAGTGGTCAACCCGGAGAACACTATCTTTTCGATCAAGCGGTTCATGGGCCGCAAGTTCACCGACCCTGAGGTACAAAAGGCCATCAGCCTGGTGCCGTACAAGGTTTCCGCCGCGCCTAACGGTGATGTCCGCGTGCACATGGGCGGCAAAGCTTACAGCCCGCCGGAAATCTCCGCCATGATCCTGCAGAAGATCAAGGCGGACGCCGAAGCTTACCTGGGCGAGCCGGTCACGGAAGCTGTGATCACTGTCCCGGCCTACTTCAATGACGCCCAGCGTAACGCCACCAAGGACGCCGGTCGCATCGCCGGCCTGGATGTCAAGCGTATCATCAACGAGCCGACGGCTTCCAGCCTGGCTTACGGCCTGGGTGAGAAGAAGGACGAGACGATCGCCGTCTACGACCTTGGCGGCGGTACCTTTGATATCTCGATCCTGGACGTGGGCGATGGCGTGTTTGAAGTGCGCAGCACTAACGGCGATACCTTCCTGGGCGGCGACGACTTCGACCAGCGCATCATCGACTACGTGGCCAACGAATTTAAGAAAGAGCACGGCATCGATCTGCGCGAGGATCGCCAGGCGCTCCAGCGCCTGAAGGAAGCGGCGGAGAAGGCCAAGATTGAGCTGTCGAGCACGATGAGCACCGACATCAACCTGCCCTTCATCACCGCCGACGCCAGCGGCCCCAAGCACCTCAACATGACGCTGACCCGCGCCAAGCTGGAGGCGCTGGTGGAAGACCTGATCGAGCGCACGATCAAGCCCTGCGAGGCGGCTCTGCGCGACGCTGGCCTTAAGCCCGCCGACATTGACGAGGTCGTGCTGGTTGGTGGTATGACGCGTATGCCGGCGGTTCAGGAAGCGGTGCGCCGCTTCTTTGGCAAGGAACCGCACAAGGGCGTGAACCCTGACGAGGTCGTAGCGATTGGCGCGGCCATCCAGGGCGGCGTGCTGCGCGGCGATGTTAAGGATGTCCTGTTGCTGGACGTGACGCCGCTGACCCTGAGCATCGAGACGCTGGGCGGCGTGGCCACCCCGCTGATCGAGCGCAACACCACGATCCCGGCCCGCAAGAGCCAGATCTTCTCCACCGCCGCCGACGGCCAGACGCAGGTAGAAATCCATGTCCTGCAGGGCGAACGCCCCATGGCCGCCGACAACAAGACGCTGGGCCGCTTCATCCTGGACGGCATCCCTCCCGCGCCGCGCGGCGTGCCGCAGATCGAAGTCACTTTTGACATCGATGCTAACGGCATCCTCAACGTCAGCGCCAAGGATAAGGCCACCGGTCGCGAGCAGAGCATCACCATCACTGCCTCCAGCGGCCTGAGCGAGCAGGAAATCCAGCGCATGATCCGGGAGGCGCAGGAACACGCCTCCGAGGACGCCAAGCGCCGTGAAGCGGTCGAAATCCGCAACCAGGCGGAAGCGGGTATCCACGCCGCCGAGAAGACCCTGCGCGACTTCGCCGACCGTATTCCGGCAGATGTCAAGGCCCGTACGCAGGAACGGATCGAGGCCGTCCGTAAGGCTCTGGAAGGCAACAACACTGACGCCATCCGTCGGGAGGCGGAAGCGCTGGCTCAGCAGCTTCAGGCGATCGGTGCCAGCATGTACCAGCAGCAGCCCGACGGCAGCGGCCCGGCCCAGACCGGCGGCGATCGTGCAGGTGAAGACGTGATTGACGGCGAATTCACTGAGGCTTGA